One stretch of Candidatus Hydrogenedentota bacterium DNA includes these proteins:
- a CDS encoding sugar phosphate isomerase/epimerase, with protein sequence MTPRFSVGLWVFSDTPDRYCWEGYRDTPKLQERLAAAAKTKGIRAVEIAQTDVTQEYPVKEIKRLLKEFNLACSGVSAIMVHDRRFALGAFGHQHQKTRNAAIDEGRKAVDVARQLGATEVTLRLYTDGFDYPFHVDYMVQWNTVISSIKTIAKYASPDINVAITYKPRDPRKHLTVATVGKALSMCQEIAMKNVGVALDFGHALMSAENPAESIAFLTRANKLFQVYFNDAYQMSDDMLMPASLHMWESMEALFYLKASKYKGFITIDILPQRIEPTQAIQIALGNLSILWKKLEKLDINELRKAQRTLDAVESQRIMRRIMMQA encoded by the coding sequence ATGACGCCGAGATTTTCTGTTGGCTTGTGGGTGTTTTCGGACACGCCGGACCGTTATTGCTGGGAAGGGTACCGGGATACGCCAAAACTGCAGGAACGGTTGGCCGCTGCGGCGAAAACCAAGGGCATTCGCGCCGTAGAAATCGCGCAAACCGATGTCACGCAAGAGTATCCGGTGAAAGAAATCAAGCGGCTGCTCAAGGAGTTCAACCTGGCTTGCTCCGGAGTCAGCGCGATAATGGTACATGATCGCCGTTTTGCCTTGGGCGCGTTCGGGCATCAGCATCAGAAGACGCGGAATGCGGCCATAGACGAGGGGCGGAAAGCGGTGGACGTGGCGCGGCAACTGGGCGCAACGGAAGTGACGTTGCGTCTGTACACGGACGGGTTTGATTATCCCTTTCACGTGGACTACATGGTCCAGTGGAATACGGTGATTTCCAGCATCAAGACAATTGCGAAGTATGCGTCGCCCGATATCAATGTGGCGATTACCTATAAGCCGCGTGACCCGCGCAAGCACCTGACGGTCGCGACGGTCGGGAAGGCGCTCTCCATGTGCCAGGAAATCGCCATGAAGAACGTGGGTGTAGCCCTGGATTTCGGGCATGCGCTCATGTCGGCGGAGAACCCGGCAGAGTCCATCGCGTTCCTGACCCGCGCGAACAAGCTGTTCCAGGTATACTTCAACGACGCGTATCAGATGTCGGACGATATGCTGATGCCGGCCAGCTTGCACATGTGGGAGTCGATGGAAGCCCTGTTCTACCTCAAGGCGTCGAAATACAAAGGCTTCATCACGATCGACATTCTGCCGCAGCGGATTGAACCCACGCAGGCGATCCAGATTGCGCTCGGGAACCTGAGCATTCTCTGGAAGAAGCTGGAGAAGCTGGACATTAACGAACTGCGCAAAGCGCAGCGCACCTTGGACGCCGTGGAAAGTCAGCGCATCATGCGGCGTATTATGATGCAGGCGTGA